The Brachyspira aalborgi genome has a segment encoding these proteins:
- a CDS encoding ABC transporter substrate-binding protein, whose translation MKKIISILIVLSLCFGCSSEKSESSNALVIYCPHPLDFINPLVDDFKAKNPGINVDVIAAGTGELLKRVESEKDNPLGDILWGGSLNTIRLKMDLFENYTSTNEVNIAEFYKNVEGPITRFTTIPSVLMVNTNLSKNIKIEGYEDLLNPALKGKIACADPSASSSSFEHLVNMLYAMGNGNPEKGWDYVKKLCANLDGKLLSGSSAVYKGVADGEYTVGLTFEEGGANYVVSGSPVKLVYMKEGVVFKADGIYIIKNAKNMENAKKFVDYATSYDAQKTINEKLNRRSVRDDLPPSEILLSVDKINVIKDDDATVEANKQNWLNKFKDIFTGI comes from the coding sequence ATGAAGAAAATAATAAGTATTTTAATCGTATTAAGTTTATGTTTTGGTTGCTCAAGCGAAAAATCGGAGTCAAGTAACGCTCTTGTAATTTATTGTCCACATCCTTTGGATTTTATTAATCCTTTGGTAGACGATTTTAAGGCTAAAAATCCAGGTATAAATGTCGATGTAATAGCCGCAGGAACGGGAGAATTGCTTAAAAGAGTAGAATCCGAAAAAGATAATCCTTTGGGAGATATACTTTGGGGCGGAAGTTTAAATACCATAAGATTAAAAATGGATTTATTTGAAAATTATACTTCCACAAACGAAGTGAATATTGCAGAATTCTACAAAAATGTTGAAGGACCGATAACGAGATTTACTACTATTCCAAGCGTTTTAATGGTTAATACAAATTTATCGAAAAATATAAAAATTGAAGGTTATGAAGATTTATTAAATCCAGCATTAAAAGGAAAAATAGCTTGCGCCGACCCTTCGGCTTCTTCCTCTTCTTTCGAGCATTTGGTTAATATGCTTTACGCTATGGGAAATGGAAATCCCGAAAAAGGTTGGGATTATGTTAAAAAATTATGCGCGAATTTAGACGGCAAATTACTAAGCGGTTCTTCTGCCGTTTATAAAGGAGTTGCGGACGGAGAATATACCGTAGGTTTAACTTTTGAGGAAGGCGGCGCTAATTATGTAGTTTCAGGCTCTCCCGTAAAATTAGTATATATGAAAGAAGGCGTTGTTTTCAAGGCTGACGGAATATATATTATTAAAAACGCTAAAAATATGGAAAATGCTAAAAAATTTGTAGATTATGCCACAAGTTATGACGCTCAAAAAACTATTAACGAAAAATTAAATAGAAGAAGCGTGAGAGACGATTTGCCACCTTCTGAAATATTACTTTCTGTTGATAAAATAAATGTTATAAAAGACGATGACGCTACGGTTGAAGCGAATAAACAAAATTGGCTAAATAAATTTAAAGATATATTTACGGGAATTTAA
- a CDS encoding ABC transporter substrate-binding protein gives MKRIIITTLFTLSLCLGCSSEKSDTGKNALVIYVSHPLVIVNPLVDDFKAKNPDINVDVIAAGTGELIKRVESEKSNPLGDVFWGGSLNTIKPKADLFENYITTNEASFLEEYKNVEGSITRFTTMPSVIMVHTNLAKNIKIEGYADLLNPALKGKIACADPLTSASSFEHLDNMLYAMGNGDPEKGWDYVKKLCANLDGKLLSGSSAVYKGVADGEYAVGLTFEEGGASYVASGSPVKLVYMKEGVIVKPNVVSVVKNAKNMENAKKFIDYLTSYDAQKMVNEKLNRRAIRNDLPPSEILLSIDKINVIEDNEDIVEANKQKWLDKFRDIFTSI, from the coding sequence ATGAAAAGAATAATTATAACTACATTATTTACATTAAGTTTATGTTTAGGTTGCTCAAGCGAAAAGTCGGATACGGGAAAAAATGCGCTTGTAATTTATGTTTCACACCCTTTGGTTATCGTTAATCCACTAGTAGACGATTTTAAGGCTAAAAATCCAGATATAAATGTGGATGTAATAGCCGCAGGAACAGGCGAGCTTATCAAGAGAGTAGAATCTGAAAAATCTAATCCTTTGGGAGATGTATTTTGGGGCGGAAGTCTAAACACTATAAAACCTAAAGCAGATTTATTTGAAAATTATATTACTACAAACGAAGCAAGCTTTTTAGAAGAATATAAAAATGTTGAAGGAAGTATAACCAGATTTACAACTATGCCAAGCGTTATTATGGTTCATACAAATTTGGCAAAAAATATAAAAATTGAAGGCTACGCGGATTTATTAAATCCAGCATTAAAAGGAAAAATAGCTTGCGCCGACCCTTTAACTTCTGCGTCTTCTTTTGAACATTTAGATAATATGCTTTACGCTATGGGAAATGGAGACCCTGAAAAAGGTTGGGATTATGTTAAAAAATTATGCGCGAATTTAGACGGCAAATTATTAAGCGGTTCTTCGGCAGTTTATAAAGGCGTTGCGGATGGAGAGTATGCAGTCGGTTTGACTTTTGAGGAAGGAGGGGCTAGTTATGTAGCGTCTGGTTCTCCTGTAAAATTAGTATATATGAAAGAAGGCGTAATAGTAAAACCTAATGTAGTATCTGTGGTTAAAAATGCTAAAAATATGGAAAACGCTAAAAAATTTATTGATTATCTAACAAGTTATGACGCTCAAAAAATGGTTAATGAAAAGCTAAACAGAAGAGCTATCCGAAACGATTTACCTCCTTCTGAAATACTTCTATCTATTGATAAGATAAATGTAATAGAAGATAATGAAGATATAGTAGAAGCCAATAAACAAAAATGGCTCGATAAATTTAGAGATATTTTTACCAGCATATAA
- a CDS encoding ABC transporter substrate-binding protein — MRKLNLIILFIAIFILSCSQSKSSDKEELIIYCSHPLDLMNTILDDFKLKNPKISVEVVTAGTGELLKRIEAEKTNPLGDILWGGTLNSVKSKGELFESYISTNEINIFEEFQNEEGNFTRFSLIPSVIMINTNLTKNIKIEGYADLLNPALKGKIAAADPAASSSAFEHLVNMLYAMGNGNPEKGWDYVKKLCANLDGKLLSGSSAVYKGVADGEYAVGLTYEEGGINYVVSGSPVKVIYMKEGVISKPEGVYIIKGAKNLENAKKFIDYCVSLDAQNILINKVNRRAIRKDASSSEVVIPMTEIYSIKDDPDFVESNRQKWLDKFRDIYTGI, encoded by the coding sequence ATGAGAAAACTTAATTTAATTATTTTATTTATTGCGATATTTATATTATCATGTTCGCAAAGCAAAAGTTCGGATAAAGAAGAGTTAATAATATACTGTTCGCATCCGTTAGATTTAATGAATACTATTTTAGACGATTTCAAATTAAAAAATCCTAAAATAAGCGTTGAAGTTGTAACTGCAGGAACGGGAGAATTGCTTAAAAGAATAGAGGCAGAAAAAACCAATCCTTTAGGCGATATTCTTTGGGGCGGAACTTTAAACAGCGTCAAATCAAAAGGCGAATTGTTTGAAAGTTATATTTCTACAAATGAAATTAATATATTTGAAGAATTTCAAAACGAAGAGGGAAATTTTACAAGATTTTCGCTTATTCCAAGCGTTATTATGATTAATACAAATTTAACAAAAAATATAAAAATTGAAGGCTACGCGGATTTATTAAATCCAGCATTAAAAGGAAAAATAGCGGCGGCTGACCCTGCGGCTTCCTCTTCCGCTTTCGAGCATTTGGTTAATATGCTTTACGCTATGGGAAATGGAAATCCTGAAAAAGGTTGGGATTATGTTAAAAAATTATGCGCGAATTTAGACGGCAAATTATTAAGCGGTTCTTCTGCCGTTTATAAAGGAGTTGCGGACGGAGAATATGCAGTCGGTTTAACTTATGAAGAAGGCGGAATAAATTATGTCGTTTCAGGTTCGCCCGTAAAAGTTATATATATGAAAGAGGGCGTAATATCAAAACCCGAAGGCGTTTATATTATTAAAGGCGCTAAAAATTTAGAAAACGCTAAAAAGTTTATAGATTATTGCGTTAGTTTAGACGCTCAAAATATTCTTATTAATAAAGTTAATAGAAGAGCTATAAGGAAGGACGCTTCTTCCTCTGAAGTCGTAATACCTATGACTGAAATTTATTCAATAAAAGACGACCCAGATTTTGTAGAATCGAATCGTCAAAAATGGCTCGATAAGTTTAGAGATATTTACACAGGAATTTAA